TACCGGCAACAGCAAGGCATCCCCTCTGTTTCCTGCCTGAACTGGAGTCCGGGTCAGGGAGAAGCGATCCTGTTGTTCCAACCACTCCTGGACAGGTGCGTGCTGCTGCTTCCACCCGGCATATCTCCTCTCCTGATATGCTGTCAAAAATGAGCAGGGCTCCGATCATCTCCGGGCCTGCATTCCTGAGAAGGTTTCCAAGCACTCGGGTGGGTGTTGTCCAGATTGGAAACCTGCTGAGGTTACTGAGGATCTCCTCAGGCGTGGGGTCCCTGAGCAACGCCTCCGCTCCCGTGACATCACCAAGTGCGACACCGGGAATTGGAGCTGTCTTGAAGCCTTCAACAATGCAGAAATCCGCTCCCCGGTTCGCTGCTGCATCGAGTGCAGGATTGAGATCAGCAATTCTCAGGATAGTGACACTTTTCTCACTATCGATGCCTGTACTGCCGGACGCTCCGGACTGGAAGTGTACGGTTGTGTCTTTTCCCTCCTCCAGGGTGAACACATGATGGCCAAGGTGTTTTATGGTTTCAACA
Above is a window of Methanocalculus natronophilus DNA encoding:
- the mobB gene encoding molybdopterin-guanine dinucleotide biosynthesis protein B, with the translated sequence MIVIHIFGTSNTGKTYLAETLCRQLASRGSVETIKHLGHHVFTLEEGKDTTVHFQSGASGSTGIDSEKSVTILRIADLNPALDAAANRGADFCIVEGFKTAPIPGVALGDVTGAEALLRDPTPEEILSNLSRFPIWTTPTRVLGNLLRNAGPEMIGALLIFDSISGEEICRVEAAARTCPGVVGTTGSLLPDPDSSSGRKQRGCLAVAGRTATAVAAALQKGAEEVG